Proteins from a single region of Amycolatopsis sp. CA-230715:
- a CDS encoding FadR/GntR family transcriptional regulator — protein MQAVLAHLRGAIERGEYEVGEKLPSEAALGKEFEVSRSVIREALRGLQALGFTESRTGKGTFVTAAGPAQNPRFGPYSARDLFEVRRHVEIPVAGYAALRRGSEHLDLLEHLLARMEVERDNTAWVALDSLFHITIAQASGNPVFGKVIEEIRDALARQSAFLNQLGDRRAQSNVEHRTIVTAIATGSQTDAVEAMAAHLDHVENALTKIVSKTATQDRNE, from the coding sequence ATGCAAGCCGTGCTCGCCCATCTCCGCGGCGCCATTGAGCGTGGAGAATACGAGGTGGGCGAGAAGCTGCCGTCGGAGGCCGCCCTCGGCAAGGAGTTCGAGGTGAGCCGCTCGGTGATCCGGGAGGCCCTGCGCGGGCTGCAGGCGCTCGGGTTCACCGAGTCCCGCACCGGGAAGGGCACCTTCGTCACCGCGGCTGGCCCCGCCCAGAACCCGCGGTTCGGGCCCTACTCCGCCCGCGACTTGTTCGAGGTGCGCCGCCACGTGGAAATCCCCGTGGCGGGCTACGCGGCGCTGCGGCGCGGCAGCGAGCACCTCGACCTGCTGGAGCACCTGCTCGCGCGGATGGAGGTCGAGCGCGACAACACGGCGTGGGTCGCGCTCGACTCGCTCTTCCACATCACCATCGCCCAGGCATCGGGGAATCCCGTGTTCGGCAAGGTGATCGAGGAGATCAGGGACGCGCTCGCCAGGCAGTCGGCGTTCCTGAACCAGCTCGGCGACCGCCGCGCCCAGTCCAATGTGGAGCACCGGACGATCGTGACCGCGATCGCGACGGGCTCCCAGACCGACGCCGTCGAAGCGATGGCCGCCCATCTCGACCACGTCGAAAACGCCCTGACCAAGATCGTCTCCAAAACCGCCACCCAGGACAGGAACGAGTAG
- the aspA gene encoding aspartate ammonia-lyase, which produces MSHRIEHDLLGDKEVPSEAYWGAQTARALENFPITGTAISAYPHLLEALAAVKEAAARANGELGLLDDERVRVIAEACQEIRDGKLHDEFVVDVIQGGAGTSTNMNANEVIANRGLELLGYAKGDYAHLHPNEHVNRSQSTNDAYPTAVNVATIIAARELSEAMEELQKAFATKAVEFHDVLKMGRTQLQDAVPMTLGQEFGTYAVMLDEDRARLAEAAALLHEINLGATAIGTGLNAPPGYAEAARRHLAAITGLPLVTASDLIEATQDCGAFVHLSGVLKRIAVKISKSCNDLRLLSSGPRAGLNEINLPPVQAGSSIMPGKINPVIPEVVNQVAFEVIGNDVTITMAAEAGQLQLNAFEPIILHSLSESMTHLKAACTVLARRCVTGITANAEVTRSFVEHSIGLVTALNPAIGYTAATEIAKEALATGRGVAELVIERGLLPAEELARLLKPEVLASIGQDTTR; this is translated from the coding sequence GTGAGCCATCGCATCGAGCACGACCTGCTCGGCGACAAGGAAGTGCCGTCCGAAGCCTACTGGGGCGCGCAGACGGCAAGGGCCCTGGAGAACTTCCCGATCACCGGCACCGCGATCTCGGCGTACCCGCACCTGCTCGAGGCGCTCGCCGCGGTCAAGGAAGCCGCCGCGCGCGCGAACGGCGAACTCGGCCTGCTCGACGACGAGCGGGTGCGGGTGATCGCCGAAGCGTGCCAGGAGATCCGCGACGGGAAGCTGCACGACGAGTTCGTGGTCGACGTCATCCAAGGCGGAGCGGGCACCTCGACGAACATGAACGCGAACGAGGTGATCGCGAACCGCGGGCTCGAACTGCTCGGGTACGCGAAGGGCGACTACGCGCACCTGCACCCGAACGAACACGTCAACCGCAGCCAGTCCACGAACGACGCCTACCCGACCGCGGTGAACGTCGCGACGATCATCGCCGCGCGCGAGCTGTCCGAGGCGATGGAAGAGCTGCAGAAGGCGTTCGCGACCAAGGCGGTCGAGTTCCACGACGTGCTGAAGATGGGCCGCACCCAGCTCCAGGACGCGGTGCCGATGACGCTCGGCCAGGAGTTCGGCACCTACGCGGTGATGCTCGACGAGGACAGGGCCCGGCTGGCCGAGGCCGCGGCGCTGCTGCACGAGATCAACCTCGGGGCGACCGCGATCGGCACCGGTCTCAACGCGCCGCCCGGGTACGCCGAGGCCGCGCGGCGGCACCTGGCGGCGATCACCGGGCTGCCGCTCGTCACCGCGTCGGACCTGATCGAGGCCACCCAGGACTGCGGCGCGTTCGTGCACCTGTCCGGGGTGCTCAAGCGGATCGCGGTGAAGATCTCCAAGTCCTGCAACGATTTGCGGCTGCTTTCGTCGGGGCCGAGGGCGGGGCTCAACGAGATCAACCTGCCGCCGGTGCAGGCCGGGTCGAGCATCATGCCCGGCAAGATCAACCCGGTGATCCCCGAGGTGGTCAACCAGGTCGCGTTCGAGGTGATCGGCAACGACGTCACCATCACCATGGCGGCCGAAGCGGGCCAGTTGCAGCTCAACGCGTTCGAACCGATCATCCTGCACTCGCTGTCCGAGAGCATGACGCACCTGAAGGCCGCGTGCACCGTGCTCGCCCGGCGGTGCGTCACCGGGATCACCGCGAACGCGGAGGTCACCCGGTCCTTTGTGGAGCATTCGATCGGGCTGGTCACCGCGCTGAACCCGGCGATCGGGTACACCGCGGCGACCGAGATCGCCAAGGAGGCGCTCGCCACCGGCCGCGGCGTCGCCGAGTTGGTCATCGAACGCGGCCTGCTGCCTGCCGAAGAACTCGCGCGCCTGCTCAAACCCGAGGTGCTGGCCAGTATCGGTCAGGACACCACGCGGTAG
- a CDS encoding asparaginase encodes MTAAPAHEPLVHILREGMTESVHFGSVVVLRPDGSVLFEAGDPGVPCYPRSAMKPVQATAMSGLRLDLDPDLMALASASHSSEEIHLDGVRRILDGAGLSEVDLRTPEDFPFDPVERDAWVAAGRKPSRIGHNCSGKHAAMLAVSRAHGWPLEDYLDPEHPLQREIRRTVEALSGETVAKVATDGCGAPLFSVSLCGLTTAIGRVATGDGPERLVAQGIRKHPEMIAGTRRDVTALMRAVPGLIAKDGFEAVQVAAMPDGTAIGIKIADGSDRARLPVLLAALELSGVDVPPLADANARVVGRLKGNS; translated from the coding sequence ATGACCGCTGCCCCCGCACACGAGCCGCTCGTGCACATCCTGCGCGAGGGCATGACCGAGAGCGTCCACTTCGGATCCGTGGTGGTGCTCCGGCCGGACGGTTCCGTCCTTTTCGAAGCCGGCGATCCCGGCGTCCCGTGCTACCCCCGCTCGGCCATGAAACCGGTGCAGGCCACCGCGATGTCCGGGCTCAGGCTCGACCTCGACCCCGATCTGATGGCGCTGGCCTCGGCAAGCCATTCCAGTGAAGAGATCCACCTCGACGGCGTACGCCGGATCCTCGACGGCGCCGGGCTGTCCGAAGTGGACCTTCGCACCCCGGAGGACTTCCCGTTCGACCCCGTCGAGCGGGACGCGTGGGTGGCCGCGGGCCGGAAACCCAGCCGGATCGGGCACAACTGCTCCGGCAAGCACGCCGCGATGCTGGCCGTGTCGCGTGCGCACGGCTGGCCGCTCGAGGACTATCTCGACCCGGAACACCCGCTGCAGCGAGAAATCCGGCGCACCGTGGAGGCGTTGAGCGGCGAGACGGTGGCGAAGGTGGCCACGGACGGGTGCGGCGCTCCGCTGTTCTCGGTGTCCCTGTGCGGGCTCACCACCGCGATCGGCCGCGTCGCCACCGGAGACGGGCCGGAACGCCTTGTCGCGCAAGGGATCCGGAAGCACCCGGAGATGATCGCCGGGACCAGGCGCGACGTCACCGCGCTGATGCGCGCCGTCCCGGGGCTGATCGCCAAGGACGGTTTCGAGGCCGTCCAAGTGGCGGCGATGCCCGACGGGACCGCGATCGGTATCAAGATCGCGGACGGTTCCGACCGGGCGCGCCTGCCGGTACTGCTCGCCGCGCTGGAACTGTCCGGTGTGGACGTACCTCCACTCGCCGACGCGAACGCGCGCGTGGTGGGCCGGCTGAAGGGGAATTCGTGA
- a CDS encoding DUF222 domain-containing protein, with product MSETSPSLVPQQELWQLPAGELAALLREEFVSWWRQEARIHRVIALLDNGGARELGYTGVAGLAADIARCTGPEVKRLVKRALVTNPSQGIDGTEIPAAAPLAGDAVRAGEISPEHVDGIVRVLEKLPATTPVEDREFAERSLVELARTAGTREISKLGKEILGYLDPDGPEPRDTPRTHPVPELPPPQRRFSQVRRLPRPHLRRQNPRLARSSRDTPR from the coding sequence GTGTCCGAGACTTCTCCTTCCCTTGTGCCGCAACAGGAATTGTGGCAGCTCCCTGCGGGTGAGCTGGCAGCGCTGTTGCGGGAGGAGTTCGTGTCCTGGTGGCGGCAGGAAGCTCGTATTCACCGCGTCATCGCACTCTTGGACAACGGTGGTGCCCGCGAGCTGGGGTATACGGGCGTGGCCGGGTTGGCGGCTGATATCGCGCGGTGTACCGGACCTGAGGTGAAGAGGCTGGTGAAGCGGGCGCTGGTGACCAATCCCAGTCAGGGAATTGACGGTACCGAGATTCCTGCTGCGGCGCCGCTGGCCGGTGATGCTGTCCGGGCTGGTGAGATTTCGCCGGAGCATGTGGATGGGATCGTGCGGGTGCTGGAGAAGCTCCCCGCCACGACACCGGTTGAGGATCGGGAGTTCGCGGAGCGGTCCCTGGTCGAGCTGGCCCGCACCGCGGGCACGCGGGAGATCTCGAAGTTGGGTAAGGAGATTCTCGGCTACCTCGATCCCGACGGACCGGAACCTCGCGACACCCCCCGAACCCACCCGGTCCCTGAACTTCCACCACCGCAAAGACGGTTCAGCCAAGTTCGACGGCTACCTCGACCCCATCTCCGCCGCCAAAACCCTCGCCTTGCTCGATCCTCTCGCGACACCCCGCGCTGA
- a CDS encoding metallophosphoesterase has translation MIFIAHISDLHLDGGERSAARAEKVLAAIDAFRTPPDVVLATGDLADHGEVAEYDQFAKLFEGRGPVLHCPGNHDERRAYRQVLLGEEPSAGPINRVHRIPGATFLLCDSSIPGRGAGFLDDETISWLDTALGEVPGGEPAFVCFHHPPVTMHNPVVDVLRQTGEERLEAVLAGHSVAALFCGHTHTAAATTFAGIPLHIAPGVVSTLLMPWEENGTREWADGGPVDLDGPPSLAFHVYDEGRLITHYRVVS, from the coding sequence ATGATCTTCATCGCGCACATCAGCGACCTGCACCTGGACGGCGGCGAACGCAGCGCCGCCCGCGCGGAGAAGGTACTCGCGGCGATCGACGCGTTCCGCACGCCGCCGGACGTGGTGCTGGCCACCGGGGATCTCGCCGACCACGGGGAAGTCGCGGAGTACGACCAGTTCGCGAAGCTGTTCGAGGGCAGGGGCCCGGTGCTGCACTGCCCAGGCAACCACGACGAGCGGCGGGCCTACCGGCAGGTGCTGCTCGGCGAGGAGCCGAGCGCCGGGCCGATCAACCGGGTGCACCGGATCCCCGGCGCCACGTTCCTCCTGTGCGATTCGTCGATTCCCGGGCGCGGCGCCGGTTTCCTCGACGACGAGACGATTAGCTGGCTCGACACCGCACTCGGCGAGGTGCCCGGCGGCGAGCCCGCGTTCGTGTGCTTCCACCACCCGCCGGTGACGATGCACAACCCGGTCGTCGACGTGCTGCGCCAGACCGGCGAGGAGCGACTCGAAGCGGTACTGGCCGGGCATTCCGTGGCGGCGCTGTTCTGCGGGCACACGCACACCGCCGCGGCGACCACCTTCGCCGGGATCCCGCTGCACATCGCACCGGGCGTGGTGTCGACGCTGCTGATGCCGTGGGAGGAGAACGGCACCCGCGAATGGGCCGACGGCGGGCCGGTGGACCTCGACGGCCCGCCGTCGCTGGCGTTCCACGTCTACGACGAGGGCCGCCTGATCACGCACTACCGCGTGGTGTCCTGA
- a CDS encoding AMP-binding protein produces MSSYLDIASTRPDRVAVLDPAGRSVTFGDLTRRVHQLAHALRGLGLAEGDGIVAIVHNGIPYYELYLAAWETGLYFTPVNYRSAADEIAYIVANSGARAVFADAEIAASTPLDVPDRFAIGGDVPGWLSYEDFGREQPVTPPPGPKAGQIMLYTSGTTGRPKGVRRPLTGEPPEISELQLAGLAGLGIPPGEGAHLVACPLYHAAPGTFSTGSLHLGHTLVLMDRFDAEETLRLIEKHRITETHLVPTMFHRMLRLPEETKARYDVSSLVSVLHGAAPCPREVKERMIAWFGPVLYEYYGASEGLISTVDTAAWLEAPGTVGAPLPGVEVKVFDDDGNEVPAGTTGTIHYRSAQTNFTYHGDPDKTAANRIGDFVTVGDFGHVDAQGRVFLGDRRGDLILSGGVNIYPAEIEGRLLAHPAVADAAVIGVPDDEWGERVLALVQLSPGAVAGTDLVDELKTHCRTTLAGFKVPKEIEFREQLPRTESGKLLRRTLKHG; encoded by the coding sequence GTGAGTTCGTACCTCGATATCGCGTCCACCCGCCCCGATCGCGTCGCGGTGCTCGATCCGGCGGGAAGATCGGTCACCTTCGGTGATCTCACCCGGCGCGTGCACCAGCTGGCGCACGCGCTACGGGGGCTCGGCCTCGCCGAAGGGGACGGCATCGTCGCCATTGTCCACAATGGAATCCCGTACTACGAGCTGTACCTGGCGGCGTGGGAAACCGGGCTGTACTTCACCCCGGTCAACTACCGGTCCGCCGCCGACGAAATCGCCTACATCGTCGCGAACAGCGGTGCGCGCGCGGTGTTCGCCGACGCCGAGATCGCCGCGTCCACCCCGCTCGACGTCCCGGACCGGTTCGCGATCGGCGGCGACGTGCCCGGGTGGCTGAGCTACGAGGACTTCGGCCGCGAACAGCCTGTCACACCGCCGCCGGGCCCGAAGGCGGGGCAGATCATGCTCTACACCTCGGGCACCACGGGGCGGCCGAAAGGCGTCCGCCGCCCGCTCACCGGCGAACCGCCCGAGATCAGCGAACTCCAGCTCGCCGGTCTCGCCGGGCTCGGCATCCCACCCGGCGAAGGCGCGCACCTCGTGGCCTGCCCGCTCTACCACGCCGCGCCGGGTACGTTCTCGACCGGCTCGCTGCACCTCGGGCACACGCTCGTGCTGATGGACCGGTTCGACGCCGAGGAAACGCTGCGCCTGATCGAAAAACACCGCATCACCGAGACCCATCTCGTACCCACCATGTTCCACCGCATGCTGCGGCTGCCGGAGGAAACCAAGGCGCGGTACGACGTTTCGAGCCTGGTCAGCGTGCTGCACGGCGCCGCACCCTGCCCGCGCGAGGTCAAGGAACGGATGATCGCGTGGTTCGGGCCCGTGCTGTACGAGTACTACGGCGCGTCCGAAGGGCTGATCAGCACCGTCGACACGGCGGCGTGGCTGGAAGCGCCCGGTACCGTCGGCGCGCCGCTGCCCGGCGTCGAGGTCAAGGTCTTCGACGACGACGGGAACGAGGTCCCCGCCGGAACGACCGGCACCATCCACTACCGCTCCGCGCAGACGAACTTCACCTACCACGGAGATCCGGACAAGACGGCGGCGAACCGCATCGGCGACTTCGTCACCGTCGGCGATTTCGGCCACGTCGACGCGCAGGGCCGCGTCTTCCTCGGCGACCGGCGCGGCGACCTCATCCTGTCCGGCGGCGTGAACATCTACCCCGCCGAAATCGAAGGCCGCCTGCTGGCCCACCCCGCGGTCGCCGACGCCGCCGTCATCGGCGTCCCGGACGACGAATGGGGCGAACGCGTGCTCGCACTTGTCCAGCTCTCACCCGGCGCGGTGGCGGGCACGGACCTCGTCGACGAGCTGAAAACCCACTGCCGCACCACTTTGGCCGGTTTCAAGGTGCCGAAGGAGATCGAATTCCGCGAACAGTTGCCGCGGACGGAATCGGGCAAGCTACTGCGCCGCACCCTGAAACACGGGTGA
- a CDS encoding HNH endonuclease signature motif containing protein: protein MNFHHRKDGSAKFDGYLDPISAAKTLALLDPLATPRAEESDGTVVRSRGERYGDAFMEIVALAGSHPESPNRSGGRADLIVTIPLADLKAELGKACLDMVTDITASEARILACECRIIPMMLDGKGQPLEVGRAKRLVTEAIRYMLAVRDRGCSFPGCSRAPRHCQAHHVVPWAHGGTTDLGNLVLLCAVHHRLLHRSDWKLRMVNGLPEFTPPEFVDPWRRSRTNRHTAQPRAA from the coding sequence CTGAACTTCCACCACCGCAAAGACGGTTCAGCCAAGTTCGACGGCTACCTCGACCCCATCTCCGCCGCCAAAACCCTCGCCTTGCTCGATCCTCTCGCGACACCCCGCGCTGAGGAGTCCGATGGCACCGTGGTGCGGAGCCGTGGGGAGCGGTACGGGGATGCGTTCATGGAGATAGTCGCGCTCGCCGGAAGTCATCCCGAGTCGCCGAACCGCAGCGGCGGCCGCGCGGACCTGATCGTGACCATTCCCCTGGCGGACTTGAAAGCCGAGCTGGGCAAGGCGTGTCTGGACATGGTCACCGATATCACCGCCAGCGAGGCCCGGATCCTGGCGTGTGAGTGCAGGATCATTCCGATGATGCTCGACGGCAAGGGGCAGCCCCTGGAGGTCGGGCGGGCGAAGCGTCTGGTCACCGAAGCGATCCGGTACATGCTTGCCGTGCGCGATCGCGGTTGCTCGTTCCCCGGTTGTTCGCGCGCGCCGCGTCATTGCCAGGCGCATCATGTCGTTCCGTGGGCACACGGCGGCACCACCGATTTAGGTAATCTCGTGCTGCTCTGCGCTGTCCATCATAGGCTGCTGCATCGCAGCGACTGGAAACTCCGCATGGTCAACGGCCTCCCGGAGTTCACCCCACCCGAATTTGTTGACCCGTGGCGAAGATCCCGGACCAACCGCCACACCGCCCAACCCCGCGCCGCCTGA
- a CDS encoding GntR family transcriptional regulator — MTAKAPLRRDIADEVTARVLDGRLGPGSRVNEVRLAAELGVSRTPLREALVALADRALLISAPGRGFLVPELDRAEAHRLYQLIAELEALAVRWTTLPELAALTDALDECADAMAGDDPSTVDERWHALLLSRCANPHLVRLVEQTKPLIKRYEIAYFRSVAGTSRSIEEHRAIAAALRAGDLSAATDLLVRNWVRTAEHEEGAR; from the coding sequence GTGACAGCCAAAGCCCCGTTGCGACGGGACATCGCGGACGAGGTCACCGCGCGCGTCCTCGACGGCAGGCTCGGTCCGGGCTCGCGGGTCAACGAAGTGCGCCTCGCCGCCGAGCTGGGGGTGAGCCGGACGCCGCTGCGGGAGGCGCTCGTCGCACTCGCGGACCGCGCGTTGCTGATCTCCGCGCCGGGTCGCGGTTTCCTGGTGCCGGAGCTGGACAGGGCCGAGGCGCACCGCCTTTACCAGTTGATCGCCGAGCTCGAGGCGCTCGCCGTACGCTGGACGACGCTGCCCGAACTGGCCGCGCTGACCGACGCGCTCGACGAATGCGCCGACGCGATGGCGGGCGATGACCCGTCCACTGTGGACGAACGATGGCACGCGCTGCTGCTCTCGCGGTGCGCGAACCCGCATCTGGTGCGGCTCGTCGAGCAGACGAAACCGCTCATCAAGCGGTACGAGATCGCCTACTTCCGCTCCGTGGCGGGCACCAGCCGCAGCATCGAGGAGCACCGCGCGATCGCCGCCGCGTTGCGTGCGGGCGACCTTTCCGCGGCGACGGATCTGCTGGTGCGCAACTGGGTGCGCACCGCCGAGCACGAGGAGGGCGCTCGATGA
- a CDS encoding amino acid permease: protein MTDQTLSAEQQAAPADAGDAGYSKSLKARHINMIAIGGAIGTGLFLGAGGRLAQAGPALAIVYAVCGMFAFFVVRALGELILHRPSSGAFVSYAREFMGEKGAYVAGWMHFLNWSTTGIADITAIALYAHFWSFFTPIPQWVLALIALAIVLTLNLVSVKLFGEMEFWFAIIKVAALVVFMVIGIVLLVTQHPIDGVAGGPQLIADHGGFFPAGVLPMVLIVQGVVFAYASVELVGVAAGETENPEKIMPKAINSIMWRIGVFYVGSVVLLAMLMPWDAYSKKESPFVTVLSHLGVPAAGDIMNLVVLTAAMSSLNSGLYSTGRILRSMSVAGSAPKFTGVMNRNQVPYGGILLTASVCVLGVGLNYLVPKDAFEIVLNFAAIGILATWAIIILCHLLFVRKAKAGELNRPSFRLPGSPVTEIVTLAFLATVVVLMWFDVPNGRYTVLALPLIALALVLGWFVVRKRVDTGKALAELGEKE from the coding sequence TTGACCGACCAAACGCTCAGCGCCGAGCAGCAGGCCGCCCCGGCCGACGCGGGCGACGCCGGGTACAGCAAATCCCTGAAAGCGCGCCACATCAACATGATCGCCATCGGCGGGGCGATCGGCACCGGCCTGTTCCTCGGCGCGGGCGGCAGGCTCGCGCAGGCGGGCCCCGCGCTCGCGATCGTGTACGCGGTGTGCGGCATGTTCGCGTTCTTCGTGGTGCGCGCGCTCGGCGAGCTGATCCTGCACCGACCCTCTTCCGGCGCGTTCGTCTCCTACGCCCGCGAGTTCATGGGTGAGAAGGGCGCCTACGTCGCTGGCTGGATGCACTTCCTGAACTGGTCCACCACCGGGATCGCGGACATCACCGCGATCGCGCTGTACGCGCACTTCTGGAGCTTCTTCACGCCGATCCCGCAATGGGTGCTCGCGCTCATCGCGCTGGCCATCGTGCTGACGCTGAACCTGGTCTCGGTGAAGCTGTTCGGCGAGATGGAGTTCTGGTTCGCCATCATCAAGGTCGCCGCGCTGGTGGTGTTCATGGTGATCGGGATCGTGCTGCTGGTGACCCAGCACCCGATCGACGGCGTCGCGGGCGGCCCGCAGCTCATCGCCGACCACGGCGGCTTCTTCCCCGCCGGTGTGCTGCCGATGGTGCTGATCGTGCAGGGCGTCGTGTTCGCCTACGCCTCGGTCGAGCTGGTCGGCGTCGCCGCGGGCGAGACGGAAAACCCCGAGAAGATCATGCCGAAGGCGATCAACTCGATCATGTGGCGGATCGGGGTCTTCTACGTCGGCTCGGTCGTGCTGCTGGCGATGCTGATGCCGTGGGACGCCTACTCGAAGAAGGAAAGCCCGTTCGTCACCGTGCTTTCGCACCTCGGCGTGCCCGCGGCAGGCGACATCATGAACCTGGTCGTGCTCACCGCGGCCATGTCGAGCCTGAACTCGGGCCTGTACTCCACCGGCCGGATCCTGCGCTCGATGTCCGTGGCGGGCTCGGCGCCGAAGTTCACCGGCGTGATGAACCGCAACCAGGTGCCCTACGGCGGGATCCTGCTCACCGCGTCGGTCTGCGTGCTCGGTGTCGGGCTGAACTACCTGGTGCCGAAGGACGCGTTCGAGATCGTGCTGAACTTCGCCGCGATCGGCATCCTCGCCACTTGGGCCATCATCATCCTGTGCCATCTGCTGTTCGTCCGGAAGGCGAAGGCCGGTGAGCTGAACCGGCCGAGCTTCCGGCTGCCGGGCTCCCCGGTGACCGAGATCGTCACGCTGGCCTTCCTCGCCACCGTCGTGGTGCTGATGTGGTTCGACGTGCCCAACGGCCGCTACACGGTGCTCGCGCTGCCCCTGATCGCGCTGGCGCTCGTGCTCGGCTGGTTCGTCGTCCGCAAGCGGGTGGACACCGGCAAGGCGCTCGCCGAGCTGGGAGAGAAGGAATGA
- a CDS encoding aminotransferase class V-fold PLP-dependent enzyme has translation MDSAEIQRVRQDTPGCQEIRHFNNAGASLPPRQVTETVIEHLRAEERRGGYEATAAASERVEAVYGSLARMLNAAPEDIALTDSATRSWQAIFYAIEFGAGDRILTCRSEYASNAIAYLQVAERTGAIVEVVDDDEHGQLDVEDLKRRIDGSVKLISISHVPTQGGLVNPAEAVGEVASSAGIPYLLDACQSAGQLDLDVERLRCDALTAAGRKYLRGPRGTGFLYARPSLRARLEPAMLDLHSAVWTAPDRYEVVESARRFEAWERSTATVLGLGAAVDYALGLGLRRIETRVAALGEALRTRLREIDAVTVHDLGERRCGIVTFSVDGLPSPELNKLLAAERVNTSVTYRESAQYDFTGRNLPVLARASVHYYNTEAEIDTLAELVSRFARG, from the coding sequence ATGGACAGTGCCGAGATCCAGCGCGTGCGCCAGGACACCCCCGGATGCCAGGAGATCCGCCACTTCAACAACGCCGGTGCTTCGCTGCCGCCGAGGCAGGTCACCGAAACCGTGATCGAGCACCTGCGCGCCGAGGAACGCCGTGGTGGCTACGAAGCCACCGCCGCCGCGAGCGAGCGGGTCGAAGCCGTCTACGGTTCGCTCGCCAGAATGCTCAACGCCGCGCCGGAGGACATCGCGCTGACCGACAGCGCCACGAGGTCGTGGCAGGCGATCTTCTACGCCATCGAGTTCGGCGCCGGGGACCGCATTCTCACCTGCCGCTCCGAGTACGCCAGCAACGCGATCGCCTACCTGCAGGTCGCCGAGCGGACCGGCGCGATCGTCGAGGTCGTCGACGACGACGAGCACGGCCAGCTCGACGTGGAAGACCTCAAGCGCCGCATCGATGGCAGCGTCAAGCTGATCTCGATCTCGCACGTGCCGACGCAGGGCGGGCTGGTGAACCCCGCCGAAGCGGTCGGCGAGGTGGCCTCCTCGGCCGGGATCCCGTACCTGCTGGACGCCTGCCAGTCGGCTGGCCAGCTCGATCTCGACGTCGAGCGGCTGCGCTGCGACGCGCTGACCGCGGCGGGCCGGAAGTACCTGCGGGGCCCGCGCGGCACCGGGTTCCTGTACGCGCGGCCGTCGCTGCGGGCACGGCTGGAGCCCGCGATGCTCGACCTGCACTCGGCGGTCTGGACCGCGCCGGACCGCTACGAAGTGGTGGAATCGGCTCGGCGGTTCGAGGCGTGGGAACGGTCCACGGCAACGGTTCTCGGGCTCGGCGCCGCCGTCGACTACGCGCTCGGGCTCGGCTTGCGCCGCATCGAGACGCGAGTCGCCGCGCTCGGCGAAGCGCTGCGGACGCGGCTGCGCGAGATCGACGCGGTCACCGTGCACGACCTCGGCGAGCGGCGCTGCGGCATCGTCACGTTCAGCGTCGACGGCCTGCCCTCGCCCGAGCTGAACAAGCTGCTCGCGGCCGAACGCGTCAACACCTCGGTGACCTACCGCGAATCCGCGCAGTACGACTTCACCGGGCGGAACCTGCCGGTGCTGGCCCGCGCCTCGGTGCACTACTACAACACCGAGGCGGAGATCGACACGCTCGCCGAACTCGTCTCCCGGTTCGCCAGGGGGTGA